A part of Dryobates pubescens isolate bDryPub1 chromosome 3, bDryPub1.pri, whole genome shotgun sequence genomic DNA contains:
- the INSM1 gene encoding insulinoma-associated protein 1: MPRGFLVKRSRRPTPVSYRARCCREAAAAGPPLPAGGAPPPVCPAAPPPRDSPPVPFGTPDAAVQALYSPTRPVSRDKYLERGFSLGSPVSAESFPAPAVPGTMDPLLFAPAELKLWAAAAAGHAEPPAGHVAAGTTAGPGAGGAPAAPAAAAPPVSSRPQPAKRPPASAEPGRQKAPSGKKAKAIRKLTFEDEVTTSPVLGLRIKEGPVETPAKARGGCARPLGEFICQLCKEEYGDPFALAQHRCSRIVRVEYRCPECDKVFSCPANLASHRRWHKPRPPAAKSGPEAGRAPAEEPPKEAGGGSGSGSGSERDTPSPGGASEAGSEEGLFECPRCAKRFRRQAYLRKHLLGHPTPAPGSAPAPEPAAEEPPAPPSAECRLCPVCGETFPSKSSQERHLRLLHAAQVFPCKYCPATFYSSPGLTRHINKCHPSENRQVILLQVPLRPAC; this comes from the coding sequence ATGCCCCGCGGCTTCCTGGTGAAGCGCAGCCGGCGGCCCACCCCTGTCTCGTACCGTGCACGCTGCTGCCGCGAGGCCGCCGCTGCCGGCCCGCCGCTCCCCGCCGGCGGTGCCCCGCCGCCCGTCTGTcccgccgccccgccgccgcgggACTCGCCGCCGGTGCCGTTCGGGACGCCCGATGCCGCCGTGCAGGCGCTGTACAGCCCCACGCGGCCAGTCAGTAGGGACAAGTATCTGGAGCGAGGCTTCAGCCTGGGTTCCCCCGTCTCTGCCGAGTCCTTTCCTGCCCCGGCCGTGCCCGGCACCATGGACCCGCTCCTCTTCGCCCCGGCTGAGCTCAAGCTCtgggctgccgccgccgctggcCACGCTGAACCGCCCGCCGGCCACGTCGCCGCCGGCACCACTGCCGGTCCTGGTGCCGGCGGAGCCCCCGCCGCGCCTGCCGCGGCCGCGCCGCCCGTCTCCAGCCGCCCACAACCCGCCAAGCGCCCACCGGCCTCCGCGGAGCCCGGGCGGCAAAAGGCTCCGTCGGGCAAGAAGGCGAAGGCGATCCGCAAGCTAACCTTCGAGGACGAGGTGACCACGTCGCCGGTGCTGGGGCTGCGCATCAAGGAGGGCCCGGTGGAGACGCCGGCTAAGGCGCGGGGCGGCTGCGCCCGCCCGCTCGGCgagttcatctgccagctctgcaaggaGGAGTACGGGGACCCCTTCGCGCTGGCGCAGCACCGCTGCTCCCGCATCGTCCGGGTGGAGTACCGCTGCCCCGAGTGCGACAAGGTCTTCTCCTGCCCCGCTAACCTCGCCTCCCACCGCCGCTGGCACAAGCCGCGCCCGCCTGCCGCCAAAAGCGGTCCCGAGGCGGGCAGGGCACCGGCGGAGGAGCCGCCGAAGGAGGCGGGCGGCGGGAGCGGCAGCGGGAGCGGCAGCGAGCGGGACACGCCGAGCCCCGGCGGCGCCTCGGAGGCCGGCTCCGAGGAGGGGCTCTTCGAGTGCCCCCGCTGCGCCAAGCGGTTCCGCCGGCAGGCCTACCTGCGCAAGCACCTGCTGGGGCACCCGACACCCGCACCGGGGTCCGCACCGGCCCCCGAGCCCGCCGCCGAGGAGCCGCCCGCGCCGCCCTCCGCCGAGTGCCGCTTGTGCCCGGTCTGCGGGGAGACCTTTCCCAGCAAGAGCAGTCAGGAGCGGCACCTCCGCCTCCTGCACGCCGCCCAGGTCTTCCCCTGCAAGTACTGCCCGGCCACCTTCTACAGCTCGCCCGGCCTCACCCGGCATATCAACAAGTGCCATCCCTCCGAGAACAGGCAGGTCATCCTGCTCCAGGTGCCGCTGCGTCCCGCCTGCTAG